A genome region from Triticum aestivum cultivar Chinese Spring chromosome 2B, IWGSC CS RefSeq v2.1, whole genome shotgun sequence includes the following:
- the LOC123042308 gene encoding auxin-responsive protein SAUR23-like, which produces MAKCGKIQSIVRLQQTLRRWRSRAAAAPTAPVPAGHVAVCVGSESRRFVVRAAHLNHPVFRDLLRQSEEEYGFPSTPGPVALPCCDEDRFLDVLRRVSSEDRRGRSVCCRVPVVTSRDVAARPLLQGMAVEKLVW; this is translated from the coding sequence ATGGCCAAATGCGGCAAGATCCAGAGCATCGTCCGCCTCCAGCAGACGCTGCGGCGGTGGCgttcccgggccgcggcggcgccgaCGGCTCCGGTGCCGGCGGGGCACGTGGCGGTGTGCGTGGGCAGCGAGTCGCGGCGGTTCGTGGTGCGCGCGGCGCACCTCAACCACCCCGTGTTCCGTGATCTGCTCCGGCAGTCGGAGGAGGAGTACGGCTTCCCGTCCACCCCTGGCCCCGTCGCCCTGCCCTGCTGCGACGAGGACCGTTTCCTGGACGTCCTCCGCCGCGTGTCCTCCGAGGACCGCCGAGGCCGCTCGGTCTGCTGCCGCGTGCCGGTCGTCACCAGCCGCGACGTCGCGGCGCGGCCGCTCCTGCAGGGGATGGCGGTGGAGAAGCTGGTGTGGTGA